AAATAATAATTATAGGTTTTTACGGTTATTCTGCATAACAAAGTACCAAATGGGACAAAATTTGCTGTCCTGATAAATTATTACCTAATCTTGTTAGATTTGTTTAAAAATGTAACCTTACATCTAGCAGATATTTATGCATTTATACAAAGAAAAACTTGCCGGATGGAGTCTGGTTAGTATGCTGACGATAGGCAGCATGGCCGTTCAGGCACAGGATATCAAATTGGATTCTGTTAAAGCGGGGGAATTTGATATGGGTAAAATGTGGACTTTTGACACCCCTCCGGTTGAATACTTCCAAAAGACTTACAATTTTACGCCGGATGAAAAGTGGTTTGAGAAAGCCAGGTTATCCGCTCTCCGGTTTGCTACGTATTGTTCGGCCTCTTTTGTGTCTGCGGATGGGCTGGTCATGACCAACCACCATTGCGCGAGAGAGTCGGGGGTGGAAGTTCAGAAAAAAGGAGAAGACATCATGGCGAACGGCTTTTATGCCGAAAAGTTGTCGGATGAGCGGAAAGTACCCGGTCTGTTCGTAGATCAGCTTGTAAAGATCGAGGATATCACAGAAAGGATACAAAAGATAGAAGAGCAGGGTGAATCCAATGCAGAGCGCATAAAATTGCGGGAGCAGGCTTTTGAAAACATCAAAAAGGAATACGGAGAGAAGGAAGGCTGGAAAGGCCTTGAAATACAGACGGTAAGTTTTTATAGCGGAGGAAGATATTCACTGTATGGTTTCAAAAGGTACAATGATGTGAGGCTTGTGTTTATGCCAGAACTTCAGATGGGTTTCTTTGGAGGTGATGCCGATAATTTTACGTACCCGCGCTATAACCTGGATTGCTCATTTTTCAGGGTTTATGACGACGCCGGTAAACCGCTCAGAACCTCAAATTATTACAAATTCAACCCTGATGGCGTAAAAGACGGTGAGGCTGTATTTGTGGTGGGAAATCCTGGAAGTACGGGCAGGTTACGTACCGTGGACGAACTGGAGCTGGATCGTGACAAAGTTATTCCGTTTACACTGCAATTGCTGCGCAATCGGTCGCTGGCCCTGCAGGAATACAACAAAACAATAAAAAGTGACAGTATCGCAAATGAAGTATTTAGTTTTGAGAATGGCTACAAGGCCTATAAAGGCAGGCTTGACGGGATGAACAATCCGGTTTTGATGGCCCGTAAAAAGGATTTTGAACGCAGCTTCAAAAAGGCTGTCAGGGATAATCCTAAGCTGACCGCTAACTATGGATTGTGGGACGCCATTGCTGAAAACGTGGGTAAGCTCAGAGCGGTGCGTGACGATATCAGCATTATGCAGCCTAATCCGCTTATAAGAGGTGAGTTGCTTACTTTTGCACAGCAATTGGCCGACTTCGCATCTCTTGCCAGAACCGATCCCGAAAGAGCTAATACGCTGAAAGGTACGCTAAAAGCATTTAAGCCAAAATCAATGGAACTGGAAGAGGGATACCTGGCAGCACATCTTTCAGAAGCACTGGTCACACTGGGCTCAGGAGATGCTTATGTAAAAACGGCGTTGGCGGGAAAACCACCGAAAGAAGCTGCGTCTCTTTTGCTGAGAAACTCTAAAATTACGGACGAGGCTTTTGTGACCTCCCTGATGGATGGAGGTGAAAATGCAATCACAGCTTCAACAGATCCGTTGATCGCGCTTGCCAGGATATCCCAGCCGCGTTTCCTGCTGGCCTCAGCAGTAGCCAGAGACGTGAATGCCAAGCTGACTGTAGACCGGGGTAAGCTGGGAAGGCTGTTGTACGATGTATATGGTACTAACATTCCGCCGGATGCGACTTTCTCCTTACGTATCAGTGACGGTTTGGTGAAATCCTACAATTACAACGGAACCACAGCGCCGGTTAAAACTACCTATGCCGGTATGTACGATCGTTTTTATTCATACAATAAGGAATTTCCATGGTCCTTACCTCAGCGCTGGCAGAACCCTTCGCCGGAACTCATGAAAGCGCCGATCAATTTCATTTCAACCAATGATATTATCGGGGGAAATTCAGGGTCGCCGATGATCAATAAAAATCTGGAGGCCGTGGGGCTGATATTTGATGGAAACATGGAAAGCCTTCCTGGTTATTTCATTTTTGCTCCGGACGCCGGAAACCGCACGGTTTCCGTTCATGCAGGAGGAATGCTGGCTTCCATGAAGTATATCTACAAAGCCAAAAGGCTGGTGGAGGAACTGAGTAAGTAAGACTAAAAATTCCGCTATCGTTTATGCTGCTTTTCAAAAAGACAGGATACGTTAGCGGAATTTTTGTTTTTTCTCACATCCACTTACTGAGAAACTGGTTGAAGTTTTCCTTATACTGATCGCTCACCGGAATGGCATTGGGCCCGATCTGGATACTGTTTTTTGTCACAGCTCCGATCTGGTCAAGGTTTACAATGAAAGAACGATGTACGCGCATGAACCGGGCAGAGGGCAGCTTTTCTTCAAGTGCCTTAAGGCTGGTGAGTGACAGTATCGGTTTAGGGTCCGATTTGAGGTGTATCTTCACATAATCCTTAAGTCCCTCAATATACAGAATATCGTCATATGCGATCCGGACCATCTGGTATTCGACTTTCAGGAACAGGTATTCATCTTTCTGGTCGGGTACCGCTGCCGTAGAGGCTTTGATAAGCAGTTCTTTATAAGCTTTCCCTTTGGAGGCAGCACGCAGAAACTCTTCATAATTAAAAGGTTTCAGCAGATAGTCAATGGCATCGACCCGGTAACCGTCCAGCGCAAACTGGTTGAAGGCGGTAGTGAAAATGACACGAGGGCCTTGTCCACCAGTTTTTTCAATCACTCTTGCCAGCTCAATACCTGTGAGATCCGGCATTTGGATATCAAGAAATATCAGGTCAATTTCAGCCTGATGAATGGTTTCAAGAGCCGCCACAGCACTTGAAAATTTCCCGGTTAATTCCAGAAAGGGTGTTTTTTCAATGAAGGAGCACACCAGGCCCAAAGCCAGGGGCTCGTCATCAACGGCAATACATTTTAATGGACTCATGCAGTTTCAAGTTCAAGGTGCACTTCGAACTCTTTTTCTTCCTTATTCTCGTTTACTTCAAGCTGGTATTTGCCCGGATAGAGCAGATCTAGTCTGCGCTGCGTGTTCACCAGCCCTATTCCATTGCTTTCATCCAGGACGGTTCGTTTTTCGCCAAACAGTGTATTTTTTACATCCACCAAAATTTTATGCCGGTCCTGTGAAATTCGGATTTCGATGTAGCTCGGCTCAACTGCGCTCACACCATGTTTAAACGCATTTTCTATAAAAGGCAAAAAAAGCATTGGCGCAATGGCAACATCATGCAGGGGTACCGGAGGTTCCAGAACTACCCTGACTTTATCAGTCAGCCTCAGTTGCATCAGTTGTATATAATCCTGGGCAAAGGCAATTTCCCGACTGAGTAATACCGTTTCATGCTGGGTTTCATAAAGCACGTAACGCATCAGGCGGGATAGTTTATGCAATGCCTGTTGTGCAGCTTCAACGTCTATAACCGTGAGCGCATAGATGTTATTAAGCGTATTGAAGAAAAAATGCGGATTGATCTGCGCTTTGAGAAAACTGAGTTCCGAATTGATTTTTTGCTGCTCCAGATCCTGTCTGAATTCACGGTCGCGCTGTGCGTTTCTCACCGCCGCCACACTTGTGCTGACACCTATGACAATCAGTGCAATTAACAAAGCAAAATAGTCCAATCTTTCCTTTGGTCTGGTTGAACCCGCCGCAGCCCTGGCTGTTCGGAAGGCCTTGTCCATAAATTCGCCGTGGTTGATGGATACTTTTAACTGCTCTATGATGATGGCCAGCATCACGACAGAAAATACGTTCAGCAGAATGAAGTACAGAAATTTGTTATGGGAAAGAAATTTGGGAAACCAATAATAATAATTCAAGTAAAAAATGGTGATGAGCAGCATGAACAGTACTCCCTGCTTAATCCAGAAGGTATGCGGCAGCTGAATTTGCCAGCTTACCGGTTGCCACATCAGAAATAGGGCAAGAAAGCTCCATCCCAGAAAATGAAGGAACAGGGGAGGATATTTGCGCGATGTGCCGGAAGTATTCATAATACTTAATTTATTGCTGGGTTTAAACCTTACAATTCGGATACAATCATAAGGGGAAAAAATCAAACTCGCTATTTCAATCGATCAAAGTATTGCAAATACCGACTGATTGGCATTTCCTGTCTATCGAAATCTTGGTGAACGGGCCTGCATAAACACTGAGGTATAAGCTATGTCAGCTGACATTCCGCCTGTTCCGGGAAGAAAGAGATCCGGAGGGTCATCCAACTCGTCGTGGAAAACACCGGTTTAATCGGTAGATATCCCCTGTCGGTCTATTGCCTGGAAATATCAGAAAAATAGCTCCTTAATTTGAAATTGTGTTTACTATCAATAGTTTTTTATCCATGAAATTGAAACAATTTACCTCCTTGCTTTTTTTACTGTTTATCATGAGTCCGGCATTTGCCCAGTTTCCCGGCGGAGGAGGTGGTGGAGGTAACCGGGGAGGTGGAGACTTCCAGCGTGGAGGTGTGAGGCAACGGCAGACGGCTATCCCAGGAACGGCCGAAGACAATACCCCAAAAGGCAACGGTAAGATCAAAGGCATACTCGTGGATTCAACCAGTAATAAGCCTGTTGAGTTTGCGGCACTTTCACTGATAGATATTAA
This portion of the Dyadobacter sp. CECT 9275 genome encodes:
- a CDS encoding S46 family peptidase; this translates as MHLYKEKLAGWSLVSMLTIGSMAVQAQDIKLDSVKAGEFDMGKMWTFDTPPVEYFQKTYNFTPDEKWFEKARLSALRFATYCSASFVSADGLVMTNHHCARESGVEVQKKGEDIMANGFYAEKLSDERKVPGLFVDQLVKIEDITERIQKIEEQGESNAERIKLREQAFENIKKEYGEKEGWKGLEIQTVSFYSGGRYSLYGFKRYNDVRLVFMPELQMGFFGGDADNFTYPRYNLDCSFFRVYDDAGKPLRTSNYYKFNPDGVKDGEAVFVVGNPGSTGRLRTVDELELDRDKVIPFTLQLLRNRSLALQEYNKTIKSDSIANEVFSFENGYKAYKGRLDGMNNPVLMARKKDFERSFKKAVRDNPKLTANYGLWDAIAENVGKLRAVRDDISIMQPNPLIRGELLTFAQQLADFASLARTDPERANTLKGTLKAFKPKSMELEEGYLAAHLSEALVTLGSGDAYVKTALAGKPPKEAASLLLRNSKITDEAFVTSLMDGGENAITASTDPLIALARISQPRFLLASAVARDVNAKLTVDRGKLGRLLYDVYGTNIPPDATFSLRISDGLVKSYNYNGTTAPVKTTYAGMYDRFYSYNKEFPWSLPQRWQNPSPELMKAPINFISTNDIIGGNSGSPMINKNLEAVGLIFDGNMESLPGYFIFAPDAGNRTVSVHAGGMLASMKYIYKAKRLVEELSK
- a CDS encoding LytR/AlgR family response regulator transcription factor, which translates into the protein MSPLKCIAVDDEPLALGLVCSFIEKTPFLELTGKFSSAVAALETIHQAEIDLIFLDIQMPDLTGIELARVIEKTGGQGPRVIFTTAFNQFALDGYRVDAIDYLLKPFNYEEFLRAASKGKAYKELLIKASTAAVPDQKDEYLFLKVEYQMVRIAYDDILYIEGLKDYVKIHLKSDPKPILSLTSLKALEEKLPSARFMRVHRSFIVNLDQIGAVTKNSIQIGPNAIPVSDQYKENFNQFLSKWM
- a CDS encoding sensor histidine kinase encodes the protein MNTSGTSRKYPPLFLHFLGWSFLALFLMWQPVSWQIQLPHTFWIKQGVLFMLLITIFYLNYYYWFPKFLSHNKFLYFILLNVFSVVMLAIIIEQLKVSINHGEFMDKAFRTARAAAGSTRPKERLDYFALLIALIVIGVSTSVAAVRNAQRDREFRQDLEQQKINSELSFLKAQINPHFFFNTLNNIYALTVIDVEAAQQALHKLSRLMRYVLYETQHETVLLSREIAFAQDYIQLMQLRLTDKVRVVLEPPVPLHDVAIAPMLFLPFIENAFKHGVSAVEPSYIEIRISQDRHKILVDVKNTLFGEKRTVLDESNGIGLVNTQRRLDLLYPGKYQLEVNENKEEKEFEVHLELETA